ACTGGTATCCCGTGCGCGTATGCCAGTTTCATTACCTGGGATACTTCTTCCGTCGCCCGGGGCAAAACCACCACGTCGGGGACAAACCGGTTTTGCCTGGCCATGAATGAACTGTCGTACGAGTAGGCCATCAGCCCGACCTCGTCGGTAACCACCTTGTCTGGCCCTAACAATTCGATGAGTTGCTTTCTCAGTTCCTTAACCTCCACAGTAGTGACACCATCCTTTCATTATTGAATTAAGTGGACTCGAAGCCAAAAGGAGGGCGAAGCAAATTCCCCTGCTCGTCAAATTCAACCTGGAACGGCTCACCCACAATTCCACCTGGGTCTAAATTGTATCTATCGATTAAACTTGGGGACAACAAGATCTCCGAAATTTCCAGGGTATTCTTAATCCAAACCACGGTTAAATTTTCCACTTCAACACTCCCCAAACTTTGCAAAACGGCTTCCAGCACTTCTTTATCCGTTTCAAAATGGATCGGGATCCTGGCGCTTACCGGATTTCCTGAAGTAATCGAGTTCGCATAAGTAGCTTGATAATCGATGTTGCTGACCAGCCGGTTGGTGGTAAAATCGGCACGGCCGATTCCAATCGCATTGCCATGGGTTTTTTCCGACAAAGCACGGACAAAAATTCTACCGATATTCGGCTCACTCACGGGCTGATCCCAATAGCGTCCAACAATATTGGGATCCATCCCTGACCCGCTGATGTCTTTGCCCATTTCATCAACAATCAGCAGATCAAATTCCGGGCAGGGCAATCTGGGCATGAGCCGCTTGGCTTCTTCTAGCAGGACTTTTTCCTGCGCGAAAATCTCAGTCACTGGCATGACTTGTATCCTGGCTGTCTGGTCATAAGCGTTTTCTACCAGTCCAATGCCAAACAGAACCCGGCAGTGTTGAAAAACTGTCCGGGCCATTTCTTCAATGGCCATACTGGGGTGTTGTTTTTTCATTTCGCTATGGTAGGCAAGCGCCCCCTGGTGTTTGCCCAGACCAACTACCGCCATTTTCAGCAAGCCGCTTTCAATAGGACCGGAGAATAAAGTATGCGGCTTAATCCGGTTGATCAGGATGATGTGATCGGCGGTAAGAGCGGTCTGGCTCAAAAAAACTGGCGTTCCGCGCTCAGTCCGTCCAACTTCCACGACCTCCATAGAAGAAACCACCGGGCAACCCATTTTTTCTTCAGAAATGCCATAACCGGCCAGAAGTGTGGTCTGCCCTTCGGCCGTTGCCCCGCCATGACTGCCCATGGCGGGGAGAATAAAAGGCTCCAGGCCCCAACTTCTAGTCGTCCGTACGACCATACTGACAATCCGGTCAAGATTAGCGATCCCTCTGCTCCCGACGGCGATGCCGACATTTTGGCCGGCCTGGAAAGTCAGGGAGGAACGTATAGCGGCGAGCTGTTTTTCCAACTCGGCCTCGACATCCGCTAATTTTGTCTGATCCAGGTTCTGTCTGTATTTGACCAGTGCAAACAACGTCCTCACCCCCTCACAGTGCAAAGTGGAAGACTACATCGGATAGAACATGGGGATCAAAATAATGCTTAACACGTATAGCACGATTGTAATAGGTGTCCCAGTCTTAACATAATCCATAAAATGGTATTTCCCCGGTCCCAACACCATGGCCGTAGGCGCACTGCCAATTGGTGTCATAATCGCGATCGATGATCCGATGATTACCCCCATGATCACCCCGTGAGGATCAATCCCCATACTTTTGCACATAAACAGGGCAATCGGGGTCAACATCGCAGATACCCCAGTACACGACATAACCTGGGTGAGGGCCGCCGCCAAAGCAGTCATCACCGCAAAAATGGTGAATGGAGTCGCCGCGGTACCCAGCCAGCTTAACACTGTATCAGCGATGATTTTGCCGGCGCCAGTTTTTTCTAGGGCAGTAGCCAATCCCATCGCTCCAGCCATAACGCAGATGGTTGACCAGGATACAGAGCGGTAAGCTTGTTCCTCGGTAAGACATCCCGTAGCCACAACAATGAAGGCACCCAACATCGCCAGTAACCCAACCGGGAACTTGTGAAACGGCTGGGTAACGAATAGAACCACCATTAAAAGCATCGTGCCGCCGGCGATCCAGGCCTTACTATCGATCGCCTTGCTCTGCGCGCTCACAACCTCTGTGGTCACCGCCGCCTCTTCCTCGGCCATAAATGCTTCGATTTCTTTGGCAAAAATCTTCTGGGCAATTTTATAGCCGATCGTGCACGCGTAAAGCAAAGTCGCAATCGTTAACGGCAAACCAATCGGCACAAATTCAAACATGCTGTATGGCGCCACGCCGGCCTTGGTTATAACCCCTTGTGCCACCAATTGGGGAGTAGAACCAACCAGGGTGATCATCCCGCCGACATTGGCGGCCCAGGATAACGGCATGTACACATACTTGCCACTGAACTTGCGCGCCGAGGTTGCCGCGATCCCCGCTATCACCGGGATAAACATCGCCGTACACGCGGTATTGCTTAAAAAAGCTGATAAACCCGCCGTGGTGCACAAAATCGCCGCCATCACCGTGAGCTGTTTATCACCGGCCAACCGGACAATCGTCCGCCCAATGGCCGGGGCTACACCGGTTTGAAACATGGCCCCTCCAACCACCATCATGCCGGCGACCAGCAAAACCACGTCGGAAGAAAAGCCGCTGAAAGCATCAGTAACCGAGATTGTTTTGGTCAATGCTAAAACAACACAGATTCCCACCGAGGTTACGCCAATAGGAAAAATTTCCAGGGCATAAAAGATAAGAGCAACCACAAGAACAATGATCGTCATCGTTGAAGCAGCCATTAATTTACC
This region of Bacillota bacterium genomic DNA includes:
- a CDS encoding DUF2088 domain-containing protein; this encodes MFALVKYRQNLDQTKLADVEAELEKQLAAIRSSLTFQAGQNVGIAVGSRGIANLDRIVSMVVRTTRSWGLEPFILPAMGSHGGATAEGQTTLLAGYGISEEKMGCPVVSSMEVVEVGRTERGTPVFLSQTALTADHIILINRIKPHTLFSGPIESGLLKMAVVGLGKHQGALAYHSEMKKQHPSMAIEEMARTVFQHCRVLFGIGLVENAYDQTARIQVMPVTEIFAQEKVLLEEAKRLMPRLPCPEFDLLIVDEMGKDISGSGMDPNIVGRYWDQPVSEPNIGRIFVRALSEKTHGNAIGIGRADFTTNRLVSNIDYQATYANSITSGNPVSARIPIHFETDKEVLEAVLQSLGSVEVENLTVVWIKNTLEISEILLSPSLIDRYNLDPGGIVGEPFQVEFDEQGNLLRPPFGFEST
- a CDS encoding SLC13/DASS family transporter, which encodes MAASTMTIIVLVVALIFYALEIFPIGVTSVGICVVLALTKTISVTDAFSGFSSDVVLLVAGMMVVGGAMFQTGVAPAIGRTIVRLAGDKQLTVMAAILCTTAGLSAFLSNTACTAMFIPVIAGIAATSARKFSGKYVYMPLSWAANVGGMITLVGSTPQLVAQGVITKAGVAPYSMFEFVPIGLPLTIATLLYACTIGYKIAQKIFAKEIEAFMAEEEAAVTTEVVSAQSKAIDSKAWIAGGTMLLMVVLFVTQPFHKFPVGLLAMLGAFIVVATGCLTEEQAYRSVSWSTICVMAGAMGLATALEKTGAGKIIADTVLSWLGTAATPFTIFAVMTALAAALTQVMSCTGVSAMLTPIALFMCKSMGIDPHGVIMGVIIGSSIAIMTPIGSAPTAMVLGPGKYHFMDYVKTGTPITIVLYVLSIILIPMFYPM